The Pirellulaceae bacterium region GCTTACCGAGTGCCCGTGCATCGTCTTCGGGAAACTTCAGCGGTCGATCACCGTTCATGACTGCATGGTCGTAGGTCGTTACCCCAATCATTAGCGCATACTTTTGGGCCTGCTGCTGCGCCATGGCGGTGCCTGGCCATGCGATCACTGCCAACGTGAACAGCAGCCAGCCGGCACCAGTCATCGGATTCGCAGAAGGTGTTGGTTCGCGGAACTGTTGAGAAGTTTTCATGGTTTACCTCGGCAATGCAGCTGGTTTGTCACACACAGGCATAAAGCCACACAGCAGACAGGTCATGAATTCTACCCGCTCTTCCTCTGCATCTCTGAGTCTTTGAGTGAGTGAAGGTTCTAGTCATTTTGCCCAAATAATTGTGCCAACTTCGTTAGATTTTCCAGCAGCTTCAGAGAGGCCAACAGACTATGGACTGAGGTATGCGATGTTTGCGATTTTCCTGGATCGATGCAATCTAATGGACCTGTTTTCGGCTTATTTCGAGTCCTATTCAAACAACTTCATAAAATCGGCTGGCTTCTTTGAATCTGCTGGAATTCTCCGAGCCGCGCCCGCCACCTTAATTACTGGCTGCTGACAAAAACTAGGCGGAAGCCCAGATCGAAGTCCCGGTTCTCCGGCGAGTACCCGTACCGGCTGGCCGATCGGCAGGTCCCGGCCGTGCTGTACCAGCAGCCGCCACGGAAGACCCGTGCCGAGCCGTCTCCTGGTCCCTCAGGATCGCTAGTGGCCCCCTTGGGGTAATCACCAAACCAATCACTACACCACTCCCATACATTGCCGTGCATATCATACAGCCCCCATGCATTGGGTGCTTTTTGGCCCACTAATTGTGCATCATCGCTGTTGTCGCGGAACCAGGCAAAGTCCCCTAGCATATGACCGTCATCGCCAAAGCTGTATCGTGAACTTAGCCCGGCCCGACAAGCGTATTCCCATTCCGCTTGCGTTGGCAACCGATACTGTCTGCCTTCGCTTTGGCTCAATCGCTGGCAATACGTCACCGCTTCGTACCAGCTCACATACGTCGCCGGGTAGTTGGCTCCTTCCTTAACATGACTCTTGCCCTGCCACGGTGCGGTCCCCATCACCGCCAGCCACTCACCCTGAGTCACCTCCGTTTCCCCCATGTAGAACGACCGCGTTATCGTCACACTATGCTGCGGCTTCTCATTGGAGCCGGCATCAGCATCTAGGTCCGGAGAGCCCATCAAAAAAATGCCGGCATCGATTTTAACTAGGCGCTGGCCAATATTATTCACAACAAACCTGCCCATCGCAGGCAGCACAGCACCCAAGACTACACGCAAACCGACTAATGTTTGACTATCTCGTGAGTATTGACCGCGCCAGCCTGAACGGCACAGTGTTTCTTTGCTCTGGAATGATCCACCGCGTGCAACCAGTTGAAGTGAAGCCAACTTCACGGGACCGATAGGGTCGCTCACCAAATCTTCAGAGTAATCACCGTAATAGTCATGACACCATTCGGCGACGTTGCCATGCATGTCGTGCAGCCCCCAAGGATTGGCTTGCTTCTGAGCTACCTGCATCGGCTTCGATCCGCGACTATTGCCTATGTACCAGGCGTGATCGCCTAGCTTCGATGCGTCATCGCCGAAGCTGTAGGCTGTCGATGTTCCGG contains the following coding sequences:
- a CDS encoding formylglycine-generating enzyme family protein, with amino-acid sequence MKKRIEFCGIIGLALMTASGNANLRAQDAVSSQPQKITNSIGMELVLIPAGRFTMGSPASERGSQEDEVLHKVDLTQAFHMGTTEVTEHQWATVMEEAFRTEVVEVRDPETNRLVKKEERQIKNPKLDSQLPVTNVSWMQAVEFCRRLGQLPEEKKEGRNYRLPTEAEWEYACRAGTSTAYSFGDDASKLGDHAWYIGNSRGSKPMQVAQKQANPWGLHDMHGNVAEWCHDYYGDYSEDLVSDPIGPVKLASLQLVARGGSFQSKETLCRSGWRGQYSRDSQTLVGLRVVLGAVLPAMGRFVVNNIGQRLVKIDAGIFLMGSPDLDADAGSNEKPQHSVTITRSFYMGETEVTQGEWLAVMGTAPWQGKSHVKEGANYPATYVSWYEAVTYCQRLSQSEGRQYRLPTQAEWEYACRAGLSSRYSFGDDGHMLGDFAWFRDNSDDAQLVGQKAPNAWGLYDMHGNVWEWCSDWFGDYPKGATSDPEGPGDGSARVFRGGCWYSTAGTCRSASRYGYSPENRDFDLGFRLVFVSSQ